A single Tachypleus tridentatus isolate NWPU-2018 chromosome 9, ASM421037v1, whole genome shotgun sequence DNA region contains:
- the LOC143227057 gene encoding uncharacterized protein LOC143227057 has product MYPYNLLFPPLHIKLGLMKQIDTSFDKESATFKNLRDFYPKLSEAKIKAGVFVGPQIKKILEHTEYPNKLSRKKEKAWGSFVAVVRGFLGNHKAENYVELIETLVKNYGKMGCRMSLKVHILDTHLDKFKNMGAYSEEQGGRFHQDILDFERRYEGTYNENMMVDYIWELIR; this is encoded by the coding sequence ATGTACCCATACAAtttgttgttcccaccattgcacataaaattgggtcttatgaaacagatTGACACAtcttttgataaggagtctgcaaccttcaagAACCTCCGAGACTTCTACCCtaaactgtctgaggcaaagatcaaagctggtgtcttcgttggaccacaaataaaaaagatcctggagCACACAGAATACCCCAAtaagctcagtaggaagaaagagaaagcttggggcagctttgtcgcagtagttcggggcttcttgggcaatcacaaggccgaaaattatgtggaactcaTTGAGactctggtaaagaactacggcaaaatgggctgcaggatgtccctgaaagtccatatccttgacactcatcttgataaattcaagaacatgggagcatactcagaggaacaaggcgggcgcttccaccaagatatactggactttgaacgccgctacgaaggaacgtataacgaaaacatgatggtagactatatttgggagctgatacgttaa